One genomic region from Kineobactrum salinum encodes:
- the tusC gene encoding sulfurtransferase complex subunit TusC has product MNGPRQSILVISRHAHQGSSLARAALDTALSCAAFEQPVALLFQGEGVLQLLPEQDCSALRVRNLRKVIDSLPLYDIDCIYVDAEAATEFALSADQLPACARLLDGPALQRLLTQHDHVLAF; this is encoded by the coding sequence GTGAACGGCCCGCGCCAGTCAATACTGGTCATCTCCCGCCATGCGCACCAGGGCAGCAGCCTGGCCCGCGCGGCGCTGGATACCGCGCTGTCCTGCGCCGCCTTCGAGCAGCCGGTGGCGCTGTTGTTTCAGGGCGAGGGCGTGCTGCAACTGCTGCCGGAACAGGACTGTTCGGCACTCCGGGTGCGCAATTTGCGCAAGGTGATTGATTCCCTGCCACTGTACGATATCGACTGTATTTATGTCGACGCCGAGGCTGCCACCGAGTTTGCCCTGTCAGCCGACCAGTTGCCGGCCTGCGCGCGGCTGCTGGATGGCCCTGCCCTGCAGCGCCTGCTGACGCAGCACGACCATGTGCTGGCGTTCTAG
- a CDS encoding glycosyl transferase family protein gives MSSPLQEHPFAAYVRILGKGKSGTRALTRDEARTAFGMILRDEVEPLQLGAFLMLLRVKEETGEELAGFVQACRDEMDPARPLGLADLDWASYAGKKHQHPWYLLAILLLVQAGYRVFIHGSEGHTPGRLYTVQAMQALGLPVATDWSQARRQLQEQRLSYLPLARFCPPLDRIMGLKPVLGLRSPVNSFARMLNPLQAPHSIQSVFHPAYAALHLAADQLLAQHSSLVFKGDSGEVEVKPGADTRLYWLRGNEIGESLLPRQLSRRTPAVPEPRVAPLRALWRGEARDSYGLAATLGTAAAALLLLQPGLVAEQALEQAHELWRNRDAGTLPPCP, from the coding sequence ATGTCTTCGCCACTCCAGGAACACCCTTTCGCGGCCTATGTGCGCATTTTGGGCAAGGGCAAGAGCGGCACCCGCGCCCTGACCCGGGACGAGGCCAGGACGGCCTTCGGCATGATTCTGCGGGACGAGGTGGAGCCACTGCAGCTGGGCGCGTTTCTGATGCTGTTGCGAGTCAAGGAAGAGACCGGTGAAGAACTGGCGGGCTTTGTCCAGGCCTGCCGCGATGAGATGGACCCGGCCCGGCCACTGGGTCTGGCCGATCTGGACTGGGCCAGCTATGCCGGCAAGAAGCACCAGCACCCCTGGTACCTGCTGGCCATCCTGCTGCTGGTCCAGGCCGGATACCGAGTGTTCATTCACGGCAGCGAAGGGCACACGCCCGGACGGCTTTACACAGTCCAGGCCATGCAGGCACTGGGGCTGCCGGTGGCCACGGACTGGTCACAGGCACGCCGGCAATTGCAGGAGCAGCGTCTGAGCTACCTGCCGCTGGCCCGGTTCTGCCCGCCGCTGGATCGGATCATGGGCCTGAAGCCGGTGCTGGGGCTGCGTTCTCCGGTCAACAGTTTTGCCCGCATGCTGAACCCGTTGCAGGCCCCCCACAGCATCCAGAGTGTATTCCACCCCGCCTACGCAGCCCTGCACCTGGCGGCGGATCAGCTGTTGGCCCAACACAGCTCGCTGGTCTTCAAGGGTGACAGTGGAGAAGTGGAAGTGAAACCCGGGGCCGATACCCGGCTGTACTGGTTGCGCGGGAACGAGATTGGCGAATCACTGCTGCCGCGGCAGCTCAGCCGGCGCACACCGGCAGTGCCGGAGCCCCGGGTAGCGCCGCTGCGCGCACTCTGGCGCGGCGAGGCCCGGGACAGCTACGGGCTGGCCGCCACGCTGGGTACCGCCGCCGCGGCGCTGCTGTTGCTGCAGCCGGGGCTGGTGGCAGAGCAGGCGCTGGAACAGGCGCACGAACTGTGGCGCAACCGCGACGCAGGGACGCTGCCGCCATGCCCCTGA
- a CDS encoding 4a-hydroxytetrahydrobiopterin dehydratase produces MPVERLSAAQIEQGLEELPEWGLDQRKLYRHFVFPTFIEAWGFMSEVALLAETQNHHPEWTNVYGRVEIYLTTHDAGGISERDFRLARAIDLL; encoded by the coding sequence ATGCCAGTAGAACGACTCAGCGCTGCTCAGATCGAGCAGGGCCTGGAGGAGCTGCCCGAGTGGGGGCTGGACCAGCGCAAGCTGTACCGCCATTTCGTGTTCCCTACCTTTATCGAGGCCTGGGGCTTCATGAGCGAGGTAGCGCTGCTGGCAGAGACCCAGAACCACCATCCGGAATGGACCAATGTCTACGGCCGGGTCGAGATCTACCTCACCACCCACGATGCCGGCGGTATCAGCGAACGCGATTTCCGGCTGGCACGGGCCATAGACCTGTTGTAA
- a CDS encoding Bax inhibitor-1/YccA family protein: MQQKGLYNTNVRGMESLVSTNKVLKNTYMLLGMTLLFSAVTAGISMAVGLPQGAALVLMLVGFGLLFVVHKMADTSKGLLAIFAFTGVMGASIGPMLNHYLAMPGGPALVMQALGGTALVFFGLSAYALTSRKDFSFMGGFLMVGLLVAVVAMIANIFLAIPALSLTISAAVIMIMSGLILFDTSRIINGGETNYIRATVSLYLSIYNLFIHMLHLLTAFGGDD; this comes from the coding sequence ATGCAACAGAAGGGCTTGTACAACACCAATGTGAGAGGCATGGAGTCGCTCGTCAGCACCAACAAGGTGCTGAAGAACACCTATATGCTGCTGGGTATGACGCTTTTGTTCAGTGCGGTCACTGCCGGCATTTCAATGGCCGTGGGTCTGCCCCAGGGCGCTGCGCTGGTACTGATGCTGGTGGGCTTCGGTCTGCTGTTCGTGGTCCACAAGATGGCTGATACCAGCAAGGGGCTGCTGGCCATCTTCGCCTTCACCGGCGTGATGGGGGCGTCCATCGGACCGATGCTGAACCACTACCTGGCCATGCCCGGTGGTCCCGCGCTGGTAATGCAGGCGCTGGGCGGCACTGCACTGGTGTTCTTCGGTCTCTCGGCCTATGCACTGACCAGCCGCAAGGACTTCTCCTTCATGGGCGGGTTCCTGATGGTGGGCCTGTTGGTGGCTGTCGTGGCCATGATCGCGAATATTTTCCTGGCGATCCCGGCGCTGTCGCTGACGATCTCCGCCGCGGTGATCATGATCATGTCCGGCCTGATCCTGTTTGATACCAGCCGGATCATCAATGGCGGCGAAACCAACTACATCCGCGCCACAGTGAGCCTGTACCTGAGCATTTACAACCTGTTCATCCACATGCTGCATCTGCTCACTGCCTTTGGTGGAGATGACTGA
- a CDS encoding dUTP diphosphatase: MEQALRTMLSMQDRMNTRIHPQWVSQDFAWYRAIWIECGELIEHYGYKWWKRQEPEMAQVRLEVIDIWHFGLSALFAGGDSIDTMAARIAAQVANFEPQGLDVRLATEALALHALQTRGFCPRLFWELMLASGLDFATLYSSYVGKNVLNFFRQDHGYQEGSYHKIWHDREDNEHLVEVVAELDSAAPDFADQLYAALSARYPGR; this comes from the coding sequence TTGGAACAGGCACTCAGGACCATGCTGTCCATGCAGGACCGGATGAATACACGCATACACCCGCAATGGGTTAGCCAGGATTTCGCCTGGTATCGGGCAATCTGGATCGAGTGCGGTGAGTTGATCGAGCATTACGGGTATAAATGGTGGAAACGGCAGGAGCCGGAGATGGCCCAGGTCCGCCTGGAGGTGATCGATATATGGCACTTCGGCCTGTCTGCGCTGTTCGCCGGCGGCGACAGCATTGATACGATGGCGGCCCGGATCGCCGCGCAGGTTGCCAATTTCGAACCACAGGGGCTCGATGTGCGATTGGCAACCGAGGCCCTGGCCCTGCATGCGCTGCAGACCAGGGGCTTTTGTCCACGTCTGTTCTGGGAGTTGATGCTCGCGTCGGGGCTGGATTTCGCGACGCTGTATTCGTCCTATGTCGGCAAGAATGTGCTGAACTTTTTCCGCCAGGACCACGGCTATCAGGAGGGCAGTTATCACAAGATCTGGCATGACCGCGAGGACAACGAACACCTGGTGGAGGTTGTCGCGGAGCTGGACAGCGCGGCGCCGGACTTCGCCGACCAGTTGTACGCCGCATTGAGCGCGCGCTACCCCGGCCGCTAG
- the tusB gene encoding sulfurtransferase complex subunit TusB encodes MILHTLNKAPGQRAFRDCLALLQADHALLLLGDGVYAALQATPAAALLAAAGAPVYVLAADAQAAGVTDRLMPGATLVDDNGFVELSERFIRQLAWY; translated from the coding sequence GTGATTCTGCACACACTCAACAAGGCACCGGGCCAGCGCGCCTTCCGCGACTGCCTGGCTCTGCTGCAGGCGGACCACGCCCTGTTGCTGCTGGGTGACGGGGTCTACGCCGCGCTGCAGGCGACGCCAGCGGCAGCACTGCTGGCCGCGGCCGGGGCCCCGGTGTATGTATTGGCGGCCGACGCACAGGCAGCGGGAGTCACTGACCGGCTGATGCCCGGTGCGACGCTGGTCGACGACAATGGCTTCGTCGAGCTGAGTGAGCGCTTCATCCGCCAGCTCGCCTGGTACTGA
- the trmA gene encoding tRNA (uridine(54)-C5)-methyltransferase TrmA, translating to MPLSNVDPANYTQLLAAKVEATQTLLAPFHPPLPLVVPSPTTGYRMRAEFRVWHQGAELDYVMFRPGEPGTPVPVREFPVACERIQALMPLLLAALKREPLLRRKLFQVEFLSTLDGDTLVTLAYHRRLEDDWESAASELATALGIALVGRSRKQKRVIGRDFVTERLRIHGREFHYRQYEQAFTQPNAQVNTAMIEWACEAAAGLHGDLLELYCGNGNFTLPLAQHFDQVVATELAKISIRAAQWNLEANAIDNVQMIRLAAEEVTQAMNGERIFRRLAALPQPLADYALHTVFVDPPRAGLDAATEAMVAGFPTIVYISCNPASLAANLQQLCRSHKLTRLALFDQFPYTHHMECGVVLQRR from the coding sequence ATGCCCCTGAGCAATGTGGATCCGGCCAACTACACACAGCTGCTGGCGGCCAAGGTCGAGGCGACGCAGACACTGCTGGCTCCCTTCCATCCTCCCCTGCCCCTGGTCGTACCCTCCCCCACTACCGGCTATCGCATGCGGGCCGAGTTTCGGGTCTGGCATCAAGGAGCTGAACTCGACTATGTGATGTTCCGCCCCGGAGAACCTGGCACGCCGGTACCGGTACGCGAGTTTCCGGTCGCCTGTGAACGCATTCAGGCGCTGATGCCGCTGCTGCTGGCGGCGCTGAAGCGCGAACCGCTGCTGCGGCGCAAGCTGTTCCAGGTGGAGTTCCTGAGCACGCTGGACGGAGATACCCTGGTGACACTGGCATACCACCGTCGGCTGGAGGACGACTGGGAGTCGGCGGCAAGCGAGCTGGCCACGGCGCTGGGCATTGCCCTGGTGGGGCGCAGCCGCAAACAAAAGCGTGTCATCGGCCGCGACTTTGTTACCGAACGCCTGCGGATCCACGGCCGGGAGTTTCACTACCGCCAGTACGAGCAGGCCTTCACCCAACCCAATGCGCAGGTCAATACCGCCATGATCGAATGGGCCTGTGAAGCTGCCGCCGGACTGCACGGCGACCTGCTGGAGCTGTACTGCGGCAATGGCAATTTCACCCTGCCCCTGGCGCAACACTTCGACCAGGTGGTGGCCACCGAGTTGGCAAAGATCTCCATTCGCGCCGCACAGTGGAACCTGGAAGCCAACGCCATCGACAATGTGCAGATGATCCGGCTGGCAGCCGAGGAAGTGACCCAGGCCATGAACGGTGAACGGATATTCAGGCGCCTGGCGGCGCTGCCGCAGCCACTGGCGGACTACGCGCTGCACACCGTGTTCGTCGATCCGCCCCGGGCCGGCCTGGACGCCGCCACTGAGGCAATGGTGGCGGGTTTCCCAACCATTGTGTATATCTCCTGCAACCCGGCCAGCCTGGCGGCCAACTTGCAACAGCTGTGCCGCAGCCACAAACTGACGCGGCTCGCCCTGTTCGACCAGTTCCCCTACACCCATCACATGGAATGTGGCGTCGTGCTGCAGCGCCGCTGA
- the tusD gene encoding sulfurtransferase complex subunit TusD → MIYSLLVTAAPASGHASLTAARFARAVIGRGHQLRRVFFLDDGALNGLSSAVTPQDESSPLELWASLAGEHSVELVLCISSALKRGLLDAAESRRYERDAVTMHPAFELGGLGLLVDAIAHSDRLLSFGP, encoded by the coding sequence ATGATTTATTCCCTGCTCGTTACCGCCGCCCCGGCCTCCGGCCATGCCAGCCTCACAGCGGCGCGCTTTGCCCGCGCCGTGATCGGCCGTGGACACCAGCTCCGGCGGGTCTTTTTTCTGGATGACGGCGCCCTCAATGGTCTGTCCAGCGCAGTGACGCCGCAGGATGAAAGCTCGCCGCTGGAACTGTGGGCCAGCCTCGCCGGAGAGCACTCAGTCGAGCTGGTGCTGTGCATCAGTTCCGCACTGAAGCGCGGCCTGCTGGATGCGGCCGAGTCCCGGCGCTACGAGCGCGACGCTGTCACCATGCACCCGGCCTTCGAGCTGGGCGGCCTGGGCCTGTTGGTTGATGCCATCGCGCACTCCGACCGCCTGCTCAGTTTTGGACCCTGA
- a CDS encoding TusE/DsrC/DsvC family sulfur relay protein, with protein MLPESAFDPEGFLRELGHWTPAVAEQIAAAEQISLSPAHWEILQLLRDYYTRFDSAPAMRPLVKYVARELGPDKGNSLYLLRLFPGSPAKLGSKIAGLPKPDNCL; from the coding sequence GTGCTGCCCGAGTCTGCATTCGACCCGGAGGGTTTCCTGCGCGAGCTTGGGCACTGGACACCGGCCGTGGCCGAGCAGATCGCCGCCGCCGAGCAGATCAGCCTGAGTCCGGCCCACTGGGAGATCCTGCAGCTGTTGCGGGACTACTACACTCGCTTTGACAGTGCGCCGGCGATGCGACCACTGGTAAAATACGTGGCCCGGGAACTGGGGCCGGACAAGGGCAACAGCCTGTATCTGCTCCGTCTTTTCCCCGGTTCTCCGGCCAAACTCGGCAGCAAGATCGCCGGCCTTCCCAAGCCCGACAACTGTTTGTAG
- the mscK gene encoding mechanosensitive channel MscK, which yields MPRIVPLLYCLLFLAQTLLPAPVRAAEDLAQLIDTSREELKLLQDSDRAAAEKQELQELYQNMLVFLQRAQARQEEQAELRQQLEQAPATTRDLRQQIASLESPSTAALRTRFEELSLAVLEERLGEKVSRMFSWQQELIEANSKLVAAQTLPERTQTRVAANQTREQLIAERLRQLQRQPESGNNRLQIRLLEAEQLSLQADSRLLQERLNANNVLQELTQQRRNLLQQQIRGIEREIEALQTVLNDKRLGQTEQTVTESADQALLASDHAVLREQGSLNQRLSEELLKATTSVSELTARNIKTQQQIDNLKQIDRALEQQIDVLQGSVLLSRVLHQQKRALPKLQLQGTVADRVADLRLRQFELNNLREELANPDAYLAQLLEQLPAERREELGEDLRRAVASRSSLVEQLSNVINTLLSQAISLEINQRQLRQLSNSLQQTIDDQLFWVASTHPVDGAWLLALPGQILKQWQNTELQPLLAATLRTLANAWPWLVPLLLLLAGHTLWRPGLRNRLRAINEDVGHFRRDSAALTPRALALTALIIVPVPLILAALGLVLLRTTEDPFMPVLGDAFLHLALIWLVLHLLYRVLDPGGIAARHFGWQEDVVDRLHRLTRNMAWIVLPLILIITLNLSLPELQGEDVIGRLLMFIGLLSLGIILWHMMWRSEPLYSSRLVHVSATLILGLTPLVLAGIIAWGYQYTAMNLAARYIYTLGLIVLWMLVEGTAVRNLSVAGRRLAYQRAVSKREAAQARDGHDAEIAIEIPAMDMQQINQQSLRLIKLGILALFTVLVYLVWSDLISAISYLDSVTLWEYNAGSSDNPQITPMSAADILVALVIVIFTITLARNLPGLLEILVFSRIDLRQGSSYAITTLLSYTIVSIGIISGLSALGVSWNKLQWLVAALGVGLGFGLQEIFANFVSGLIILFERPVRIGDVVTIGDLSGTVNRIRIRATTITDFDRKEIIVPNKTFVTEQLINWSLTDTVTRIIIHVGVAYGSDLNKVQELLMDIARNNSRVLGDPEPMVLFLNFGDSTLDHELRVHVRELMDRNQAIDEINREIDRQFREHDIEIAFRQIDLNLRNSEGLEQLVSRLQPTKGDAET from the coding sequence ATGCCTCGCATTGTTCCCCTGCTGTACTGCCTCCTGTTTCTGGCGCAAACCCTGTTACCCGCCCCTGTCCGGGCCGCCGAGGACCTCGCTCAGCTCATCGACACCAGCCGCGAAGAACTCAAGCTGCTACAGGACAGCGACCGGGCTGCTGCGGAAAAGCAGGAACTGCAGGAGCTGTACCAGAATATGCTGGTATTTCTGCAGCGTGCCCAGGCTCGCCAGGAGGAGCAGGCCGAGCTGCGCCAGCAACTGGAACAGGCACCCGCCACAACCCGTGATCTCCGGCAACAGATTGCAAGTCTTGAATCACCCTCCACTGCTGCACTGCGCACCAGATTTGAGGAGCTTAGCCTGGCTGTGCTGGAGGAGCGCCTGGGAGAAAAAGTCAGCCGCATGTTCAGCTGGCAGCAGGAATTGATCGAGGCCAACAGCAAGCTGGTAGCAGCCCAGACGCTCCCCGAACGGACCCAGACCCGGGTTGCCGCGAATCAGACCCGGGAGCAGCTCATTGCGGAACGTCTGCGGCAGCTGCAGCGGCAACCGGAAAGCGGCAATAACCGGCTGCAGATCCGGTTGCTGGAAGCGGAGCAACTCAGCTTGCAGGCCGACAGCCGGTTGCTGCAGGAACGACTGAATGCCAATAACGTATTGCAGGAACTTACGCAGCAGCGCCGCAACCTCCTGCAACAACAGATCCGGGGGATCGAACGCGAGATCGAGGCGCTGCAGACCGTCCTGAATGACAAGCGTCTGGGCCAGACCGAACAGACCGTTACCGAGAGCGCCGATCAGGCACTGCTGGCCAGTGATCATGCAGTGCTGCGCGAACAGGGCAGCCTCAACCAGAGGCTCAGCGAAGAACTGCTGAAAGCCACCACCAGTGTGAGCGAGCTGACCGCCAGAAATATCAAGACCCAACAGCAGATCGACAACCTGAAGCAGATCGACCGCGCGCTGGAACAGCAGATCGATGTCCTGCAGGGCAGCGTATTGTTGTCAAGGGTGCTGCACCAGCAAAAACGCGCCCTGCCCAAGCTGCAGCTACAGGGCACCGTTGCCGACCGGGTGGCCGATCTGCGACTACGCCAGTTCGAACTCAACAATCTGCGGGAGGAGCTGGCGAACCCTGATGCCTATCTGGCGCAATTGCTGGAGCAACTGCCCGCAGAGCGCCGCGAGGAGCTGGGCGAAGATCTGCGGCGGGCCGTTGCCAGCCGCAGCAGCCTGGTGGAGCAGTTGAGCAACGTTATCAATACTCTGCTCAGCCAGGCGATCAGCCTGGAGATCAATCAGCGCCAGTTGCGCCAGCTGAGCAACAGTTTGCAGCAGACTATTGACGACCAGCTATTCTGGGTGGCCAGCACCCATCCGGTCGACGGTGCCTGGCTGCTGGCCCTGCCGGGCCAGATCCTCAAGCAGTGGCAGAACACCGAGCTGCAACCCCTGCTGGCTGCAACCCTGCGGACTCTGGCCAACGCCTGGCCATGGCTGGTGCCGCTGTTGCTCCTGCTGGCAGGGCACACTCTCTGGCGCCCGGGGCTGCGCAACAGGCTGCGCGCCATCAATGAGGATGTGGGCCATTTCCGCCGCGACAGCGCTGCCCTCACACCCCGGGCGCTGGCACTCACCGCGCTGATCATTGTACCGGTGCCATTGATCCTCGCAGCCCTGGGCCTGGTACTGCTGAGGACGACGGAAGACCCGTTCATGCCGGTACTGGGCGATGCATTCCTGCACCTGGCCCTGATCTGGCTGGTGCTGCACCTGCTGTATCGGGTACTGGACCCCGGCGGTATCGCCGCCCGGCATTTCGGCTGGCAGGAAGATGTTGTGGATCGCCTGCACCGACTGACCCGGAACATGGCCTGGATCGTACTGCCACTGATCCTTATCATCACGCTGAACCTGTCTCTGCCCGAGTTGCAGGGCGAGGACGTAATCGGACGATTACTGATGTTCATCGGTCTGCTGTCGCTGGGGATAATCCTGTGGCATATGATGTGGCGCAGCGAACCGCTCTACAGTTCCCGGCTGGTTCATGTCAGTGCCACCCTGATTCTCGGCCTGACGCCGCTGGTGCTGGCGGGCATTATCGCCTGGGGCTACCAGTACACCGCCATGAACCTGGCCGCCCGCTATATTTACACGCTGGGTCTGATCGTGCTGTGGATGTTGGTGGAGGGCACCGCAGTACGCAACCTCAGCGTGGCGGGCCGGCGCCTGGCCTATCAGCGTGCAGTGAGCAAGCGCGAGGCTGCCCAGGCCCGGGATGGACACGATGCCGAAATCGCCATTGAGATTCCGGCAATGGACATGCAGCAGATCAACCAACAGTCTCTGCGATTGATCAAGCTCGGCATTCTTGCGTTGTTTACGGTTCTGGTCTACCTGGTATGGTCCGATCTGATCAGCGCCATCTCCTACCTCGACTCCGTGACCCTGTGGGAGTACAACGCAGGCAGCAGCGACAATCCGCAAATCACGCCCATGAGCGCCGCCGATATACTGGTAGCGCTGGTGATCGTCATATTTACCATAACCCTGGCCCGCAACCTGCCCGGCCTGCTGGAGATTCTGGTCTTCTCCCGCATCGATTTGCGCCAGGGCAGCAGCTATGCCATCACTACCCTGCTCAGCTATACCATTGTCAGCATCGGTATCATCAGCGGACTGTCCGCGCTGGGGGTCAGCTGGAACAAACTGCAATGGCTGGTAGCAGCGCTGGGTGTCGGACTGGGCTTCGGCCTGCAGGAAATCTTTGCCAATTTCGTGTCAGGACTGATCATCCTGTTCGAGCGTCCGGTACGCATCGGCGACGTCGTCACCATTGGCGACCTGTCCGGTACCGTGAACCGGATACGCATACGCGCCACCACCATCACTGATTTCGACCGCAAGGAAATCATTGTTCCCAACAAGACCTTCGTCACCGAGCAGCTTATCAACTGGTCGCTGACTGACACCGTCACCCGCATTATCATCCACGTGGGCGTCGCCTATGGCTCAGACCTGAACAAGGTCCAGGAACTACTGATGGACATTGCCCGCAACAACAGCCGGGTCCTCGGGGATCCCGAACCGATGGTGCTGTTCCTGAATTTTGGCGACAGCACCCTGGATCATGAGTTGCGCGTCCATGTGCGGGAACTGATGGACCGCAACCAGGCAATCGATGAAATAAACCGGGAGATCGACCGCCAGTTCCGCGAGCATGACATCGAGATCGCATTCCGCCAGATAGACCTCAATCTGCGCAACAGCGAGGGCCTGGAACAACTGGTGAGCCGCCTGCAGCCCACCAAGGGGGATGCAGAGACCTAG
- a CDS encoding chloride channel protein has product MATWRQRISRRLPMKAAGGMSTMESLPQLALLGLLSGVVTGIVILGFRLAIEWPLARFLPGHDPEAFEQLGLLTRGLLPLLGAFALGLFLHYLAERDRRVGVACVMQRLNDHQGHISLRSAVIQFVVGVGTIVSGQSAGREGPAIHLGAACSSLIGQWLKLPNSSIRTLVACGCAAAISASFNTPIAGVIFAMEVVMMEYTIAGFTPIILASVSAAVVSQAVYSAAPAFAVPALNMNSLLEIPWILAIAVFIGLAAAAFIFLVERLSQYHRRPILLRVSLAGLVMLPFALLLPQVMGIGYDTVDQALHGELGLWLLLGVGLAKLLVTAITVGLGMPSSIIGPTLFTGAALGGAMGLIGAQVAPDTASSVGFYAMLGMGAMMGAVLQAPLAALMALLELTHNPNIILPGMLVITTASLVTSEFFGRKSIFQAMLKSQGLSYQSSPVVQALRRVSVGRVMDRSVLAVERRLSPAAAVEVLASGPRWLLLDNNDEGPGHFCCRRIWRATWRENARPRSSRTRPRQSTCWPFRPSGGRRRRCPIRQRWSRPCRNSTMARPKHCTSTNTRPLVASGWWGWSPGRTSRAIISMASLPRALAAQPERAGEYRPWVPFFAYLCLTAMLDMGAGTTYCNGGDI; this is encoded by the coding sequence ATGGCAACCTGGCGCCAGAGAATCTCCCGGCGTCTGCCCATGAAGGCGGCAGGGGGGATGTCGACCATGGAGTCCCTGCCACAGCTGGCCCTGTTGGGTCTGCTGTCCGGGGTGGTAACCGGTATCGTGATCCTGGGCTTTCGCCTGGCGATAGAATGGCCGCTGGCGCGGTTTCTTCCAGGCCACGATCCAGAGGCCTTCGAGCAACTGGGACTGCTTACCCGCGGCCTGCTGCCACTGCTGGGTGCCTTTGCACTCGGCTTGTTCCTGCACTATCTGGCGGAGCGTGACCGTCGGGTCGGTGTGGCCTGCGTGATGCAGCGGCTTAATGATCACCAGGGCCATATTTCGCTGCGCAGTGCCGTGATCCAGTTTGTGGTGGGGGTGGGAACGATCGTCAGTGGCCAGTCCGCGGGCCGGGAAGGCCCGGCGATTCACCTGGGCGCCGCCTGTTCCAGCCTCATTGGCCAATGGCTGAAGCTGCCCAACAGCAGCATTCGTACACTGGTTGCCTGCGGTTGCGCAGCGGCCATCTCGGCCTCCTTCAATACGCCGATCGCCGGGGTCATCTTCGCAATGGAGGTGGTGATGATGGAGTACACCATCGCCGGATTTACCCCGATCATCCTCGCGTCGGTCAGCGCCGCCGTCGTCAGCCAGGCAGTCTACAGCGCGGCGCCGGCTTTCGCGGTGCCGGCCCTGAACATGAACTCATTGCTGGAAATCCCCTGGATCCTGGCGATAGCCGTGTTCATCGGGCTGGCTGCGGCCGCTTTCATATTCCTGGTGGAGCGCCTCAGCCAATACCATCGCCGACCTATCCTGCTGCGCGTGTCCCTGGCCGGCCTGGTCATGCTCCCGTTTGCGCTGCTGCTACCCCAGGTGATGGGTATTGGCTACGACACCGTCGACCAGGCCCTGCACGGAGAGCTGGGCCTGTGGTTGTTGCTGGGCGTGGGCCTCGCGAAACTGCTGGTAACGGCCATCACCGTGGGCCTGGGCATGCCCAGCAGTATCATCGGCCCCACCCTGTTCACGGGGGCCGCTCTCGGAGGCGCCATGGGCTTGATCGGGGCCCAGGTGGCACCGGATACTGCCTCCTCGGTGGGCTTCTATGCCATGCTCGGAATGGGTGCAATGATGGGGGCGGTCCTGCAGGCGCCGCTGGCCGCCCTGATGGCATTGCTGGAGCTGACCCACAACCCCAATATTATCCTGCCCGGCATGCTGGTCATTACCACGGCCAGCCTGGTGACCAGTGAATTTTTTGGCCGGAAGTCGATCTTTCAGGCCATGTTGAAAAGCCAGGGTCTGAGCTACCAGAGCTCTCCCGTAGTCCAGGCGTTGCGGCGGGTCTCGGTGGGCAGGGTCATGGACCGCAGTGTGCTGGCGGTGGAACGGAGGTTGTCACCAGCGGCGGCGGTCGAAGTGCTGGCGTCGGGCCCGAGGTGGTTGCTGCTGGACAATAATGATGAGGGCCCCGGCCACTTTTGTTGTCGGCGGATCTGGCGCGCTACCTGGAGGGAGAACGCCAGGCCGCGGAGCAGCAGGACCCGGCCGCGCCAATCGACCTGCTGGCCATTCCGGCCCAGCGGCGGGAGACGGCGCCGCTGCCCTATCAGGCAACGCTGGAGCAGGCCCTGCAGGAATTCGACAATGGCCAGGCCGAAGCACTGTACGTCTACCAATACCAGGCCCCTGGTCGCAAGCGGGTGGTGGGGGTGGTCTCCAGGGCGGACATCGAGAGCTATTATCAGTATGGCCAGTCTCCCCCGGGCGCTCGCCGCCCAGCCTGAGCGAGCAGGGGAGTATCGGCCTTGGGTACCGTTTTTTGCATACCTGTGCCTGACTGCTATGCTTGACATGGGAGCGGGGACAACCTATTGCAACGGCGGGGACATATGA